The proteins below are encoded in one region of Saccharomyces kudriavzevii IFO 1802 strain IFO1802 genome assembly, chromosome: 5:
- the IES6 gene encoding Ies6p (similar to Saccharomyces cerevisiae IES6 (YEL044W); ancestral locus Anc_1.488), which yields MSGGRGSSSSYSNNNIINNNNSNDGSDERLLFLRGVGERNEIGVPSKFKSAHYKKPARRHKSARQLVSDENKRINALLSKANKAVEGSGTAKRLVSKVTYFSVEAPPSIRPAKKYCDVTGLKGLYKSPTNNIRYHNAEVYQLIVKPMAPGVDQEYLKLRGANFVLK from the coding sequence ATGAGCGGCGGCAGGGGCAGCAGCAGTAGTtacagtaataataatattattaataataataatagtaatgaCGGAAGTGACGAGCGGTTGTTGTTTCTAAGAGGTGTGGGAGAGCGCAACGAGATCGGCGTTCCCTCTAAATTCAAGTCCGCACACTACAAGAAGCCCGCTAGAAGACACAAGTCTGCCAGACAATTGGTCTCGGACGAAAATAAACGGATCAATGCCTTGCTGAGCAAGGCTAACAAGGCCGTCGAAGGCTCCGGAACCGCCAAGCGGCTTGTGTCCAAGGTAACCTACTTCAGCGTGGAGGCCCCACCGTCCATCAGGCCCGCCAAGAAGTACTGCGACGTCACAGGGTTGAAGGGCCTCTACAAGTCGCCCACAAACAACATTCGGTATCATAACGCGGAGGTCTACCAGTTGATCGTGAAGCCGATGGCGCCCGGTGTGGACCAGGAGTACCTGAAGTTGAGAGGCGCCAACTTTGTCCTCAAATAG